In Pyrus communis chromosome 8, drPyrComm1.1, whole genome shotgun sequence, one genomic interval encodes:
- the LOC137742002 gene encoding receptor-like protein kinase HERK 1: MMMGCFKFDLFIWVFSVLCLGLLCSGFVPADNYLIDCGSLANTTVGNRVFLADNLASKYLSSPKDVVANVSLKSITSFDDSPLYQTARIFPESSKYTFSISQSGRHWIRLYFYPFTFGSYDLSKAKFSVSAQNFALLTDFSVQNTSLKEFSVNGTSDSLVITFTPSSNSFAFLNAIEVVSVPDQLITDDASTVSEKFQGLTNQALETAWRVNMGGPRVSFENDTLWRTWVPDQSFLVNENLAQDFSNIAAVTYEAGLATADIAPQTVYGTLTEMNSANNPNSNFNVTWEFTVDPGFQYLVRFHFCDVVSKALNQLYFNVYVDSSNVAPDLDLSSVAFNKLAVPYYLDFVTASTVRNKLRISIGPSAENNAYPNAILNGLEIMKMNNSAGSLSGANSVSSSNPGSKSNVGVIVGASVGSFIAVALAGVLFVLCRRSKRLADQGHSKTWIPFSMNGTNSHTMGSKYSYGTTASAASNYSYRFPFGVVQEATSNFDESWVIGIGGFGKVYKGTLNDGTKVAVKRGNPRSQQGLAEFRTEIEMLSQFRHRHLVSLIGYCDDKNEMILIYEYMENGTLKGHLYGSGNPSLSWKQRLEVCIGSARGLHYLHTGYAKAVIHRDVKSANILLDENLMAKVADFGLSKTGPEIDQTHVSTAVKGSFGYLDPEYFRRQQLTEKSDVYSFGVVLFEVLCARPVIDPSLQREMVNLAEWAMKWQKKGQLEQIIDSTLAGKIRPDSLRKFGETAEKCLADYGVDRPSMGDVLWNLEYALQLQEAEIPGDAEENSTNMIGELSPQVNNFNNVDTSDSAAQFEVSSVDDLSGVSMSKVFSQLVKSEGR; encoded by the coding sequence ATGATGATGGGTTGTTTTAAATTTGATCTGTTCATCTGGGTTTTTTCTGTATTGTGTTTGGGATTGTTGTGCAGTGGATTTGTTCCTGCTGACAATTACCTTATAGACTGTGGATCACTTGCCAATACTACAGTGGGTAACCGTGTTTTTCTAGCTGATAACTTGGCTTCCAAATATCTTTCATCCCCAAAAGATGTTGTTGCCAATGTTTCTTTGAAATCAATCACTTCCTTTGATGATTCGCCGCTGTATCAGACAGCGCGAATCTTCCCAGAATCCTCCAAGTACACCTTTTCCATAAGCCAAAGCGGTAGGCATTGGATCCGCCTTTACTTCTATCCGTTTACTTTTGGTAGTTACGATTTGAGCAAGGCCAAATTCTCTGTTTCCGCCCAAAACTTTGCTCTCCTTACGGATTTCAGTGTTCAAAACACTTCTCTCAAAGAATTTTCGGTGAATGGGACCTCAGATAGCCTTGTTATCACCTTCACCCCTTCCAGCAATTCGTTCGCATTCCTAAATGCGATAGAAGTTGTTTCAGTACCCGACCAACTCATAACTGATGATGCCAGCACCGTGTCTGAGAAATTCCAGGGTTTGACGAATCAGGCTCTGGAAACAGCTTGGAGGGTCAATATGGGTGGACCAAGAGTGTCTTTCGAGAATGATACCCTGTGGCGAACTTGGGTTCCTGACCAAAGTTTTCTAGTAAATGAGAACCTTGCCCAAGATTTCTCGAACATTGCAGCTGTTACGTATGAGGCTGGTTTGGCAACTGCTGACATTGCTCCACAAACCGTCTATGGAACCCTCACTGAGATGAACTCAGCAAATAATCCCAACAGCAATTTCAATGTAACCTGGGAGTTCACGGTGGATCCAGGGTTCCAATACCTTGTTCGATTTCACTTTTGCGATGTAGTAAGTAAAGCTCTCAATCAGCTGTACTTCAATGTTTATGTTGACTCTTCCAATGTTGCTCCAGATCTCGATCTGAGTTCTGTAGCATTTAATAAGTTGGCTGTTCCATATTATCTGGACTTTGTTACAGCTTCCACTGTCAGAAATAAGCTGCGTATTAGTATTGGCCCCTCTGCCGAAAACAATGCTTATCCCAACGCCATTCTAAATGGGCTCGAGATTATGAAAATGAACAATTCAGCAGGCAGCCTGAGTGGAGCCAACTCAGTTTCTTCTTCGAATCCAGGTTCAAAAAGTAACGTTGGAGTAATTGTGGGTGCCAGCGTTGGGTCATTTATTGCAGTGGCATTGGCTGGGGTTCTCTTTGTTCTGTGCAGAAGAAGTAAGAGACTGGCAGACCAAGGCCATTCTAAGACTTGGATTCCCTTTTCCATGAACGGAACCAATTCTCATACCATGGGAAGTAAATACTCATATGGAACAACTGCTAGTGCTGCTTCTAACTACAGCTATCGTTTTCCTTTTGGGGTAGTACAGGAGGCTACGAGTAACTTTGATGAGAGCTGGGTTATTGGAATCGGTGGTTTTGGGAAGGTATACAAAGGAACCTTGAACGATGGAACCAAAGTGGCTGTCAAGAGGGGAAATCCAAGGTCTCAACAGGGACTTGCAGAGTTCAGGACTGAAATTGAGATGCTATCTCAATTCCGTCACCGCCACCTTGTCTCATTGATTGGGTATTGTGATGACAAGAATGAGATGATTCTGATATATGAATATATGGAGAACGGAACCCTGAAGGGTCATCTCTATGGCTCAGGTAACCCCAGCTTAAGTTGGAAACAAAGGCTTGAAGTATGCATTGGATCAGCTAGAGGACTTCACTACCTTCACACCGGTTATGCAAAAGCAGTTATTCATCGTGATGTGAAATCCGCAAACATCTTGCTTGATGAGAACCTCATGGCCAAGGTTGCTGATTTTGGGCTTTCTAAGACGGGGCCTGAAATTGATCAAACCCATGTCAGTACGGCGGTGAAAGGGAGTTTTGGATACCTTGATCCTGAATATTTTAGAAGGCAACAACTGACTGAGAAATCAGATGTGTATTCATTTGGGGTGGTTTTGTTTGAGGTTCTTTGTGCAAGACCTGTTATAGACCCGTCTCTTCAGAGGGAAATGGTGAACTTGGCTGAATGGGCAATGAAATGGCAGAAGAAGGGGCAGTTGGAGCAAATCATAGACTCAACTCTTGCAGGCAAAATCAGACCAGATTCTCTGAGGAAATTTGGAGAAACTGCCGAGAAATGCTTGGCCGACTATGGTGTTGACAGGCCCTCCATGGGAGATGTGTTGTGGAACCTAGAGTATGCCCTTCAACTTCAAGAGGCAGAGATTCCAGGCGACGCCGAAGAAAATAGTACCAATATGATTGGCGAGCTATCCCCACAAGTCAACAACTTCAATAACGTTGATACAAGCGACTCTGCTGCACAATTTGAAGTCTCGAGCGTGGATGATCTTTCAGGTGTTTCTATGAGTAAAGTTTTCTCACAGCTGGTGAAGTCCGAGGGTAGGTAA
- the LOC137741882 gene encoding calcium-transporting ATPase 1, endoplasmic reticulum-type-like: protein MKRDHIARRKKKLDPMGKEGQNYGKGESPNPNPIPIPKADHAFPAWSRDAKECEDVFRVSRDSGLSSEEVDNRRKMYGWNELEKHEDQSMWKLLLDQLSDTLVRILLAAAIISFVLAWFDGEEEKEITAFVEPLVIFLILIVNAIVGIWQESNAEKALEALKEIQSEQAAVIRDGRKVSNLAAKELVPGDIVELRVGDKVPADMRVLNLVSSTFRVEQGSLTGESEAVSKSVKAVSENSDIQGKKCMVFAGTTVVNGHCVCLVTQIGMKTEIGQVHSQIQEASQSEDDTPLKKKLNEFGEILTMIIGVICAIVWLINFKYFLSWEIVDGLPTNFQFSFEKCTYYFKIAVALAVAAIPEGLPAVITTCLALGTRKMAQKNALVRKLPSVETLGCTTVICSDKTGTLTTNQMAVAKLVAIGSRPGTLRAFDVEGTTYNPFDGKIQDWPPAGDMDTNVQMIAKIAAVCNDAGVELSGSHYVANGMPTEAALKVLVEKMGVPEVLNTCFSSVGDLLRCSQLWNDIDRRIATLEFDRDRKSMSVIVNSGSGKNLLFVKGAVENVLERSSFIQLVDGSIVELDQKIRDLILGTLNEMSSSALRCLGFAYKGDLPEFATYNGDEDHPAHQLLLNPSNYSSIENKLVFVGMVGLRDPPRKEVHQAIEDCKAAGIRVMVITGDNKDTAEAICREIGVFKPSEDISLKSLTGKEFIDHHDQKSYLRQSGGLLFSRAEPRHKQEIVRLLKEDGEVVAMTGDGVNDAPALKLADIGIAMGIAGTEVAKEASDMVLADDNFSTIVAAVGEGRSIYNNMKAFIRYMISSNIGEVASIFLTAALGIPEGMIPVQLLWVNLVTDGPPATALGFNPPDKDIMKKPPRRSNESLITPWILFRYLVIGLYVGTATVGVFIIWYTHSSFLGIDLSQDGHSLVTYSQLANWGKCPSWEGFSPSNFTAGSQVFTFDTNPCEYFRSGKIKASTLSLSVLVAIEMFNSLNALSEDGSLLTMPPWVNPWLLLAMSLSFGLHFLILYVPFLADVFGIVPLSLNEWLLVLAVALPVILIDEILKFVGRCTSKLPDSTTIDRSKQKAE from the exons ATGAAGCGTGATCACATTGccagaaggaaaaagaaactcGATCCCATGGGGAAAGAAGGGCAGAACTACGGGAAGGGAGAGAGTCCGAATCCGAATCCGATTCCGATTCCGAAAGCCGATCACGCTTTCCCGGCGTGGTCGAGAGACGCCAAGGAATGCGAGGACGTGTTCCGAGTGAGTCGCGACTCGGGCTTGTCCTCCGAGGAAGTCGACAACCGGCGGAAGATGTACGGATGGAATGAGCTGGAGAAGCACGAGGACCAGTCGATGTGGAAGCTGTTGCTGGACCAGCTGAGCGACACGCTGGTGCGGATTCTGCTGGCGGCGGCGATCATCTCGTTTGTCCTGGCCTGGTTCGACGgcgaggaggagaaggagatcACGGCGTTTGTGGAGCCGCTGGTGATTTTCCTGATCCTGATCGTGAATGCAATCGTGGGGATTTGGCAGGAGAGCAACGCGGAGAAGGCGCTGGAGGCGTTGAAGGAGATTCAGTCAGAGCAGGCGGCGGTAATTAGGGATGGAAGGAAGGTGTCGAATCTGGCGGCGAAGGAGCTGGTTCCGGGGGATATTGTGGAGCTGAGAGTTGGGGATAAGGTGCCGGCGGATATGAGGGTTTTGAACTTGGTGAGCTCGACGTTTAGAGTTGAGCAGGGGTCTTTGACAGGAGAGAGTGAGGCAGTGAGCAAGAGTGTGAAGGCGGTTTCGGAGAATTCGGATATTCAAGGGAAGAAATGTATGGTTTTTGCAGGGACGACTGTGGTGAATGGGCATTGTGTTTGTTTGGTGACGCAGATTGGGATGAAGACTGAGATTGGGCAAGTGCATTCCCAGATTCAAGAAGCTTCGCAGAGCGAGGATGATACCCCTCTTAAGAAGAAGCTGAATGAGTTTGGGGAGATTTTGACTATGATCATTGGTGTTATTTGTGCAATTGTTTGGCTCATCAATTTCAAGTACTTTCTCAGTTGGGAGATTGTTGATGGTTTACCGACCAATTTTCAATTCTCATTCGAGAAGTGTACTTATTACTTCAAGATTGCAGTGGCATTGGCTGTGGCAGCCATTCCCGAAGGCTTGCCTGCCGTGATCACGACTTGTTTGGCGCTTGGAACACGAAAGATGGCTCAGAAGAATGCACTTGTTAGGAAGTTGCCGAGTGTTGAGACTCTCGGGTGCACTACTGTGATTTGTTCTGATAAAACTGGTACTCTGACTACCAATCAGATGGCTGTGGCAAAGCTTGTGGCTATTGGTTCGAGGCCTGGTACTCTTCGAGCCTTCGATGTGGAAGGAACCACCTACAACCCTTTTGATGGGAAAATACAGGACTGGCCGCCAGCTGGTGATATGGATACCAATGTTCAAATGATAGCCAAAATCGCTGCTGTGTGTAATGATGCTGGTGTTGAGTTATCTGGGAGTCATTATGTTGCCAACGGGATGCCCACCGAGGCAGCTTTGAAG GTTCTGGTTGAGAAGATGGGAGTTCCTGAAGTATTAAATACTTGTTTCTCCTCAGTTGGAGATCTACTAC GTTGTTCTCAACTATGGAATGACATTGACCGGCGAATTGCAACACTTGAGTTTGACCGTGATCGCAAATCCATGAGTGTTATTGTGAATTCTGGCTCGGGAAAAAACTTACTTTTTGTTAAG GGTGCAGTTGAAAATGTATTGGAACGGAGCTCGTTCATTCAGTTGGTTGATGGCTCCATTGTAGAATTGGACCAAAAAATAAGGGATCTTATCTTGGGCACCCTTAATGAAATGTCAAGTAGTGCATTACGTTGTTTGGGGTTTGCATACAAGGGCGACCTCCCAGAGTTTGCAACGTACAATGGTGATGAAGATCATCCAGCTCATCAGCTTTTACTCAATCCTTCCAATTATTCTTCAATTGAGAATAAACTTGTTTTTGTTGGCATGGTCGGGCTAAGG GATCCTCCGCGAAAAGAGGTCCATCAAGCCATTGAGGACTGCAAAGCTGCCGGAATCCGTGTTATGGTTATTACAGGAGACAACAAGGATACTGCTGAAGCTATTTGCCGTGAAATAGGTGTATTCAAACCTTCAGAAGATATTAGTTTGAAAAGCTTAACAGGAAAAGAATTCATCGATCACCATGACCAGAAAAGTTATTTAAGACAAAGTGGAGGCCTGTTGTTCTCTAGGGCTGAGCCAAGGCATAAACAAGAGATAGTGAGGCTGCTCAAGGAAGACGGGGAAGTGGTTGCAATGACTGGTGATGGAGTGAATGATGCACCTGCCTTGAAGTTGGCTGATATTGGGATTGCAATGGGCATCGCTGGGACAGAG GTTGCCAAGGAAGCCTCTGATATGGTATTAGCAGATGACAATTTTAGCACTATAGTTGCTGCTGTCGGAGAAGGCAGGTCTATTTACAACAACATGAAGGCTTTTATCAG GTACATGATCTCCTCAAACATTGGCGAAGTTGCATCCATTTTTCTGACAGCCGCCTTGGGTATTCCAGAAGGGATGATCCCAGTTCAGCTTCTCTGGGTCAATCTGGTCACTGATGGACCCCCAGCAACAGCTTTGGGATTCAATCCACCAGACAAAGACATAATGAAGAAGCCCCCTAGAAGAAGCAACGAGTCGTTGATCACTCCTTGGATCTTATTCCGTTATCTG GTAATTGGGCTCTACGTCGGGACAGCAACAGTTGGGGTGTTCATTATTTGGTACACTCATTCCTCATTTTTGGGCATCGACCTTAGCCAAGACGGCCATAGTCTAGTGACCTACTCTCAACTTGCAAACTGGGGCAAGTGCCCTTCATGGGAAGGATTCTCACCATCCAACTTCACAGCCGGATCCCAGGTGTTCACTTTCGACACCAATCCATGCGAATATTTCCGTTCTGGAAAAATCAAAGCCTCGACTCTCTCCCTCTCCGTCTTGGTTGCCATCGAGATGTTCAACTCCCTCAATGCACTATCCGAGGACGGAAGCCTCTTGACAATGCCTCCCTGGGTCAATCCGTGGCTCCTTCTAGCCATGTCCTTGTCATTCGGCTTGCACTTTCTGATCCTCTACGTCCCGTTCCTTGCGGATGTCTTCGGCATTGTCCCTCTCAGCCTGAACGAATGGCTCTTGGTGCTGGCTGTCGCGCTTCCGGTGATCTTGATCGATGAGATTCTCAAGTTTGTGGGAAGATGTACGAGTAAGTTGCCGGATTCTACTACTATCGACAGATCTAAGCAAAAAGCAGAGTGA
- the LOC137743096 gene encoding uncharacterized protein, with protein sequence MSYIFWNCRGLGSDTTVRALHGLIRNRRPSMIFLSETKMKDHRICGVRRRLGYSNGFDVSPNGRSGGLSLWWEDNLEVKIIFSSKHIIDAVMKCEGQTHWCRFTGVYGTPYRNEKSVFWDWMDHHFIPTDIPWICGGDFNEYIRDHEKSGGVEVLYNRPRFLEEFMVSSQLLDLGFHGSAFTWRGLRRGEWVEERLDRVLANERWQECWPNSHVVHGMDLASDHCPIILNSSIVGPKGRKLFRFEAYWAMEEECKELVKNCWEGRQHEIREKSRRVDELRLQEESYWCQRSRVKWLREGDANTKFFHSSTLQRRRRNKVVKLRNEDGSWVDRPSQVRQLVENHFISVFCSAGDRDWGALLDCLTPSVTSEMNAALIAPVTEEEIKEATMQMGALKAPGPDGFQGIFYHTYWEIVREDISALIKDLLQESEGTGRLNLTHIVLIPKVPNPEYVSQFRPISLCNYSYKILSKILANRLKVLLPTVIFPSQNAFVAGRQIQDSIGIAHEMFHFLKGRKARNKFEMGIKLDMQKAYDRVEWDFLDAVMERMGFCSRWRSLISGCLSSVQFAVLLNGQAGAPFVPSRGIRQGDPLSPYLFILVGEVLSKMIQGAVGQGRLEGVKMGGSGPVISHLFFADDTLLFLRADQKNCRNLRHLIESFCVASGQKVNLMKSSVFFGVNVPKGIANQLGGSLGMAVVNNPGTYLGVPAIWGRSKQRGLAYVKGRIMEKLQGWKQSSLSRAGKEVLIKAVIQAIPAYPMSIFKFPKVVCNELDALVAGFWWGSKEGANKIHWVSKEVLGIPKELGGLGFRNFQEFNDALLAKQCWRLITEPDSLWAQVIKARYFPHCSIWDAKKGGRASWAWSSLLCGRDLIREGSHWQIMGGQEVRVWQDRWLPSLPLGHPVPFGPVAVTPGLRVRDLICPKSGRWNIGFLQPIISGEDMQAIEETPLGDLSRKDRLVWEFNKNGCYSVKSGYRWLQDRSLELRDTRRPSVRGVPRSLWKEIWKLEVPPKLRHFLWLSVHGCLPTRDALFRRRSSQNSTCPICCCHDETTEHMFLSCSWVEPIWFGGALGYKVDRLSLPDWVDWIQAVFSPNMCTTGDSKWRRSYIVVTCWCIWKARCDFVFNGVPLCPPKVLVAITLAVSSFFGAKAATGFRKVGDGRKENLAVRWCAPVDPFVKINVDASWSKASKLGFAGVIARGQDRRMVAAARYAIRAPSAAAAEATALMHGCQLGAALGLRYVILESDSLEAIKSLSSSLSVGSWEAFPMLARVKQLGRDFSECRWSWVPRLANGVAHELASVDFPEMCDVVWVDRPPSSLVFVLNNDGLPCPH encoded by the exons ATGAGTTATATCTTCTGGAACTGTCGTGGGCTAGGGTCGGACACGACAGTCAGGGCTCTTCATGGGCTAATTCGTAATAGGAGACCTTCTATGATTTTTCTATCAGAAACTAAGATGAAAGATCATAGAATTTGTGGGGTGAGGAGGCGTTTAGGCTACTCAAATGGCTTCGATGTTTCGCCAAATGGAAGATCTGGAGGATTGAGCTTGTGGTGGGAGGACAATCTGGAGGTAAAGATTATATTCTCGTCAAAGCATATTATTGATGCTGTTATGAAATGTGAAGGGCAAACCCACTGGTGTCGGTTTACGGGGGTATACGGAACCCCGTATAGAAATGAGAAATCGGTGTTCTGGGATTGGATGGATCATCATTTTATACCTACAGATATCCCGTGGATTTGTGGAGGGGACTTTAATGAATATATCCGGGACCATGAGAAGTCTGGAGGTGTCGAAGTGTTGTATAATAGGCCCAGGTTCTTAGAAGAATTCATGGTTTCATCCCAGTTGCTGGATTTGGGCTTTCATGGATCGGCCTTCACTTGGAGAGGTTTGAGAAGAGGGGAGTGGGTGGAGGAACGCTTAGACCGGGTCCTTGCGAACGAGAGGTGGCAGGAATGCTGGCCAAATTCTCATGTTGTGCACGGAATGGACTTAGCCTCGGATCATTGCCCAATTATCCTGAATTCGAGCATTGTGGGGCCGAAAGGGAGGAAGTTGTTTAGGTTTGAGGCTTACTGGGCCATGGAGGAGGAGTGCAAGGAGCTGGTGAAAAATTGTTGGGAAGGTCGGCAGCATG AGATAAGGGAGAAGTCTCGGCGGGTTGATGAGCTTAGGCTTCAAGAGGAAAGCTACTGGTGCCAACGGTCACGAGTAAAATGGCTGAGGGAGGGGGATGCCAATACTAAGTTCTTTCATTCTTCCACCCTTCAGAGGCGTCGGAGAAATAAGGTTGTGAAGCTGAGGAATGAGGATGGAAGCTGGGTAGATCGCCCGTCTCAAGTCCGCCAATTGGTGGAAAACCACTTCATCTCTGTTTTTTGCTCGGCCGGGGATCGTGATTGGGGAGCATTGTTGGACTGTTTGACGCCCTCGGTTACTAGCGAGATGAATGCGGCATTAATTGCGCCTGTGACGGAGGAGGAAATTAAGGAGGCAACTATGCAAATGGGCGCTCTAAAGGCTCCGGGGCCTGATGGTTTCCAGGGAATCTTTTATCACACGTACTGGGAGATTGTGAGGGAGGATATTTCTGCTCTGATCAAGGATTTGCTTCAAGAGTCAGAAGGTACGGGGCGTTTAAATCTGACCCATATTGTGTTGATTCCCAAAGTTCCAAACCCGGAGTATGTGTCGCAATTTAGGCCTATCAGTTTGTGCAACTATTCGTACAAAATTCTCTCTAAGATTCTCGCCAACCGGTTGAAGGTTCTATTACCAACGGTTATCTTTCCGTCTCAGAATGCTTTTGTGGCGGGCAGACAAATTCAGGACAGCATTGGTATCGCCCATGAGATGTTTCATTTTCTGAAGGGGAGGAAAGCAAGGAATAAGTTTGAGATGGGTATTAAGCTGGATATGCAGAAAGCTTACGACCGGGTGGAATGGGATTTCTTGGATGCAGTTATGGAAAGAATGGGTTTCTGTAGCAGATGGAGATCACTTATTAGTGGCTGTTTATCGTCTGTACAATTTGCGGTTCTCCTAAATGGGCAGGCCGGGGCGCCATTTGTTCCCTCAAGGGGTATCCGTCAGGGGGATCCTCTGTCTCCTTACTTATTTATTCTTGTGGGAGAGGTTTTGTCCAAAATGATTCAAGGTGCGGTTGGTCAGGGTCGGCTGGAGGGGGTTAAGATGGGTGGCTCGGGTCCTGTGATTTCTCACCTATTCTTTGCTGATGACACTCTCTTGTTTCTGCGTGCTGATCAGAAAAACTGCCGTAATCTGAGACATTTGATTGAGAGTTTCTGTGTTGCTTCTGGGCAGAAGGTGAATTTAATGAAGTCAAGTGTGTTTTTTGGAGTTAATGTGCCTAAGGGGATTGCTAATCAGTTGGGGGGATCTCTTGGCATGGCTGTGGTTAATAATCCAGGGACCTACTTGGGGGTTCCTGCTATTTGGGGCCGATCGAAGCAACGTGGTCTTGCTTATGTGAAGGGAAGAATTATGGAAAAACTACAAGGGTGGAAACAAAGTTCGCTTTCCCGGGCCGGTAAAGAGGTTTTAATCAAGGCTGTAATCCAAGCTATTCCGGCGTACCCTATGAGTATCTTCAAATTCCCCAAAGTTGTTTGTAATGAGTTGGATGCGTTGGTGGCTGGATTTTGGTGGGGAAGTAAGGAGGGAGCAAATAAGATTCATTGGGTTTCTAAGGAGGTTTTGGGTATTCCGAAAGAGTTGGGAGGCTTAGGATTCAGAAACTTTCAGGAGTTTAATGATGCTTTGCTTGCTAAGCAATGCTGGAGATTAATCACTGAACCTGATTCGTTATGGGCTCAGGTTATCAAGGCTCGGTATTTTCCCCATTGCTCGATATGGGACGCGAAGAAGGGAGGTCGGGCGTCGTGGGCGTGGAGTAGCCTTCTTTGTGGCAGGGATTTGATCAGGGAGGGCTCTCACTGGCAGATTATGGGGGGTCAGGAGGTTCGGGTGTGGCAGGACAGATGGCTTCCTTCCTTGCCCCTTGGACATCCGGTGCCGTTTGGACCGGTTGCGGTCACCCCCGGCTTACGTGTTCGAGATCTTATTTGCCCGAAGTCGGGGCGGTGGAACATTGGCTTTTTGCAACCTATCATCTCGGGGGAGGATATGCAGGCTATTGAGGAGACGCCTTTGGGGGATTTAAGTCGTAAAGACCGGCTTGTCTGGGAGTTTAATAAGAACGGTTGTTACTCGGTCAAGTCGGGATATAGATGGCTGCAAGATAGATCGTTAGAGTTGAGAGATACTCGTCGGCCTTCTGTACGAGGGGTTCCCAGGAGTTTATGGAAAGAGATTTGGAAGTTGGAGGTTCCTCCCAAGCTGCGGCATTTTTTGTGGCTTTCTGTGCATGGTTGTCTTCCTACTCGGGATGCTCTTTTCCGCCGGAGATCCTCTCAGAACTCCACTTGTCCTATATGTTGCTGCCACGATGAGACCACTGAGCATATGTTCCTCTCCTGTTCTTGGGTGGAACCCATATGGTTTGGTGGGGCGTTGGGTTACAAAGTGGATAGGCTTTCTCTCCCGGATTGGGTGGACTGGATCCAGGCGGTCTTCTCCCCGAACATGTGCACCACGGGCGATTCGAAATGGAGGAGATCTTACATTGTGGTTACGTGTTGGTGTATTTGGAAGGCCCGATGTGATTTTGTGTTCAATGGGGTGCCCTTATGTCCTCCAAAAGTGTTGGTTGCGATCACTTTGGCGGTGAGCTCTTTCTTTGGTGCAAAGGCTGCGACAGGATTTAGAAAGGTGGGCGACGGGAGGAAGGAAAATCTGGCTGTGCGTTGGTGTGCTCCGGTCGATCCTTTTGTGAAGATTAATGTGGATGCTAGCTGGTCCAAGGCCTCAAAATTGGGTTTTGCCGGTGTAATTGCGCGAGGACAGGACAGAAGGATGGTGGCAGCCGCGAGGTACGCTATCAGGGCTCCTTCGGCGGCTGCAGCGGAGGCCACAGCGTTGATGCATGGATGCCAGTTAGGTGCGGCTTTGGGTTTAAGGTATGTCATCTTGGAATCTGACTCCCTGGAAGCTATAAAATCTCTGTCTAGTTCGCTGTCTGTGGGTAGTTGGGAGGCTTTTCCTATGTTGGCTCGGGTTAAGCAATTGGGGAGGGATTTTTCTGAGTGCCGTTGGTCTTGGGTACCTAGGTTAGCTAATGGTGTGGCGCATGAGTTAGCGTCGGTTGATTTTCCGGAGATGTGTGATGTTGTATGGGTCGATAGGCCTCCATCTTCGTTGGTCTTTGTATTGAACAATGATGGGCTACCTTGTCCTCACTAA